A window of the Cystobacter fuscus genome harbors these coding sequences:
- a CDS encoding cytochrome c3 family protein, protein MSGPLFPRWTNTVSRASVAALLAFPALALGGLMAYVRSPFVTNQHRPIEQPIEFDHRHHAGDEQIDCRYCHFSVEKSPSAGIPSTTVCMSCHAQVWNQSPYLALVRQAYFTDQPIPWIRVHNLPDFVYFNHSIHVAKGVGCVTCHGRVDEMGAIEQVAPLTMEWCLDCHRDPGPNLRPQEFITSMTWKPPADHAEAEKLAETLMEENDVHGRTSCSTCHR, encoded by the coding sequence ATGAGCGGTCCTCTCTTCCCACGTTGGACGAACACGGTGTCGCGCGCTTCGGTCGCGGCGCTCCTCGCATTCCCCGCGCTCGCGCTCGGTGGACTGATGGCGTACGTACGGTCTCCGTTCGTCACCAATCAGCACCGTCCGATCGAGCAGCCGATTGAGTTCGACCACCGGCACCACGCCGGTGACGAGCAGATCGACTGCCGCTACTGCCACTTCTCCGTGGAGAAGTCGCCGTCGGCCGGTATCCCCTCCACCACGGTCTGCATGTCCTGCCACGCGCAGGTGTGGAACCAGAGTCCGTACCTGGCGCTCGTGCGTCAGGCGTACTTCACGGACCAGCCGATCCCCTGGATCCGCGTCCACAACCTGCCGGACTTCGTCTACTTCAACCACTCCATCCACGTCGCCAAGGGCGTGGGCTGCGTGACCTGCCACGGGCGGGTGGACGAGATGGGCGCCATCGAGCAGGTGGCTCCGCTCACCATGGAGTGGTGCCTCGACTGCCACCGCGATCCCGGGCCCAACCTGCGTCCGCAGGAGTTCATCACCAGCATGACCTGGAAGCCGCCCGCGGATCACGCCGAGGCGGAGAAGCTCGCGGAAACGCTGATGGAAGAGAACGACGTTCACGGTCGCACGAGCTGCTCGACATGCCATCGCTGA
- a CDS encoding TAT-variant-translocated molybdopterin oxidoreductase: protein MKDTPASFALPVVSDAAAPAHEHDHDAVGEALEHAAAQSAHTKTAEGAYGKTYWRSLEEKLGQPEYLESVRPEFPEGADLPPTGVARRQFMQLLGASLAMAGATACSTRPVDERMVPYTRTPPEMVPGNPLHYASGMTFGGHTSGILVTAREGRPVKIEGNPQHPVNLGAAGVFEQAFLMSLYDPQRARVLRYRKEPRSLRTFGEEISNTLTRSIQADGGARVRFLTEPNTSPVLGHLRSRIQERLPKARFQSYTALSQDPAAEGTSAVFGQAAHPLYDFSRADVVLSLDADFLESRPSNLAYARAFARRRDLAEGELNRLYVAEPRYTITGGMADHRLRVKSRDIFGIAAALAMRVGGDAAGLGAGGSQKAQLDAKHQTWVDAVAADLNAHKGRSLVVAGERQPAAVHALAAAINAALGNVGQTVRYVASAVNETTSDAGLRPLVEELKNGAVDVLVITAWNPVYRAAADLGLQEVLDPAKNPNRSKLTVIYTSLFEDETSAFSDWFIPAAHELEAWGDGRSADGTVSIVQPLIQPLFNGVPTSELLALFLGEPYRGSYQILRDFWSRSNLAGADFETAWETWVSVGIVPGTATAALTAAPNAGAARALVDAWQPPSAEGLEVNFVADYKVYDGQFANISWLQELPDPISKMTWDNAAYISPETAKNQNNLQPGDVATLTYGGKTLDVPVWILPGIADGVVVLPLGYGRTGLFETVAKEVGFNANRVRSVNAPWFDGGARLDKTPRTHKFSLTQQHWSMEGRPLALDMSVEQFRKEQEDEKHQKSSVFARVRGEQASMLGEYEYKDYKWAMAIDLARCTGCSACVVACQSENNIPVVGKEQVARSREMQWLRIDRYFTGDDLHDPEMVMQPIACVHCEKAPCEYVCPVNATVHSDEGLNDMVYNRCVGTRYCSNNCPYKVRRFNYLHYTADKTPTQKMLMNPDVTVRNRGVMEKCTYCVQRIERVRIKARVEKRPIFEKELQTACQQTCPTEAIVFGTLNDPNAQVTKHHQDERAYKLLKELGTSPRTAHLIRLRNPNPALASAKPAAAKHEGGH, encoded by the coding sequence ATGAAGGACACCCCCGCCTCCTTCGCCCTGCCGGTCGTCTCGGACGCGGCCGCCCCGGCGCATGAGCATGACCATGACGCCGTCGGCGAGGCCCTCGAGCACGCCGCCGCGCAGAGCGCCCACACCAAGACCGCCGAGGGCGCCTACGGCAAGACCTACTGGCGCAGCCTCGAGGAGAAGCTCGGCCAGCCCGAGTACCTCGAGTCCGTCCGCCCCGAGTTCCCCGAGGGCGCGGACCTGCCGCCCACGGGCGTCGCCCGCCGCCAGTTCATGCAGCTGCTCGGCGCGTCGCTCGCGATGGCCGGCGCCACCGCCTGCTCCACCCGTCCGGTGGACGAGCGCATGGTGCCCTATACCCGCACGCCGCCCGAGATGGTTCCGGGCAACCCGCTGCACTACGCCTCGGGCATGACGTTCGGGGGCCACACCTCCGGCATCCTCGTCACCGCGCGCGAGGGCCGTCCGGTGAAGATCGAGGGCAACCCGCAGCACCCGGTGAACCTGGGCGCCGCCGGTGTCTTCGAGCAGGCCTTCCTGATGTCCTTGTATGACCCGCAGCGCGCCCGCGTGCTGCGCTACCGCAAGGAGCCGCGCTCGCTGCGCACCTTCGGCGAGGAGATCAGCAACACGCTCACCCGCTCCATCCAGGCCGATGGCGGCGCGCGCGTGCGCTTCCTCACCGAGCCGAACACCTCGCCGGTGCTCGGCCACCTGCGCTCGCGCATCCAGGAGCGCCTGCCCAAGGCCCGCTTCCAGAGCTACACCGCGCTCTCGCAGGATCCGGCCGCCGAGGGCACCAGCGCGGTGTTCGGCCAGGCGGCCCACCCGCTGTATGACTTCTCCCGCGCGGACGTGGTCCTGTCCCTGGACGCGGACTTCCTGGAGAGCCGTCCCTCCAATCTGGCCTATGCCCGCGCCTTCGCGCGTCGGCGCGACCTGGCCGAGGGCGAGCTCAACCGCCTCTATGTCGCCGAGCCGCGCTACACCATCACCGGTGGCATGGCGGACCACCGCCTGCGCGTGAAGTCGCGCGACATCTTCGGCATCGCCGCCGCGCTCGCCATGCGCGTGGGCGGTGACGCGGCTGGGCTGGGTGCCGGCGGCAGCCAGAAGGCGCAGCTCGACGCCAAGCACCAGACGTGGGTGGACGCCGTCGCCGCCGACCTGAACGCCCACAAGGGCCGTTCGCTGGTGGTGGCCGGTGAGCGTCAGCCCGCCGCGGTGCACGCCCTGGCCGCCGCCATCAACGCGGCGCTGGGCAACGTGGGCCAGACGGTGCGCTACGTGGCCTCCGCGGTGAACGAGACCACCAGCGACGCCGGCCTGCGTCCGCTCGTGGAGGAGCTGAAGAACGGCGCGGTGGACGTGCTGGTCATCACCGCCTGGAACCCCGTCTACCGCGCGGCGGCGGACCTGGGCCTCCAGGAGGTGCTGGATCCGGCCAAGAACCCCAACCGCTCCAAGCTCACCGTCATCTACACCTCGCTCTTCGAGGACGAGACGAGCGCGTTCAGCGACTGGTTCATCCCGGCCGCGCACGAGCTCGAGGCGTGGGGTGATGGGCGCTCGGCCGATGGAACGGTCTCCATCGTGCAGCCGCTCATCCAGCCGCTCTTCAACGGCGTGCCCACCTCGGAGCTGCTCGCGCTGTTCCTCGGTGAGCCGTACCGCGGCAGCTACCAGATCCTCCGGGACTTCTGGAGCCGCAGCAACCTGGCGGGCGCGGACTTCGAGACGGCGTGGGAGACGTGGGTGTCCGTGGGCATCGTGCCCGGCACCGCCACGGCGGCCCTGACGGCGGCCCCCAACGCGGGCGCGGCCCGCGCGCTCGTGGACGCCTGGCAGCCGCCCTCCGCGGAGGGCCTCGAGGTGAACTTCGTCGCGGACTACAAGGTCTACGACGGCCAGTTCGCCAACATCTCCTGGCTGCAGGAGCTGCCGGATCCCATCTCGAAGATGACGTGGGACAACGCGGCCTACATCAGCCCCGAGACGGCCAAGAATCAGAACAATCTCCAGCCGGGCGACGTGGCCACGCTCACCTACGGTGGCAAGACGCTGGACGTGCCGGTGTGGATCCTCCCGGGCATCGCGGACGGCGTGGTGGTGCTGCCCCTGGGCTACGGCCGCACGGGTCTGTTCGAGACGGTGGCCAAGGAAGTGGGCTTCAACGCCAACCGGGTGCGCAGCGTGAACGCGCCCTGGTTCGATGGCGGCGCCAGACTGGACAAGACGCCCCGGACGCACAAGTTCTCCCTCACCCAGCAGCACTGGAGCATGGAGGGCCGCCCGCTCGCGCTCGACATGTCCGTCGAGCAGTTCCGCAAGGAGCAGGAGGACGAGAAGCACCAGAAGAGCTCCGTGTTCGCCCGCGTCCGTGGCGAGCAGGCCAGCATGCTCGGGGAGTACGAGTACAAGGACTACAAGTGGGCGATGGCCATCGACCTGGCGCGCTGCACGGGTTGCTCCGCGTGCGTGGTGGCCTGCCAGTCGGAGAACAACATCCCCGTCGTGGGCAAGGAGCAGGTGGCCCGCAGCCGCGAGATGCAGTGGCTGCGCATCGACCGGTACTTCACGGGCGATGACCTGCACGACCCGGAGATGGTGATGCAGCCCATCGCGTGCGTGCACTGCGAGAAGGCGCCGTGCGAGTACGTGTGCCCGGTGAACGCCACCGTCCACTCGGACGAGGGCCTCAACGACATGGTGTACAACCGCTGCGTCGGCACGCGTTACTGCTCGAACAACTGCCCCTACAAGGTCCGCCGCTTCAACTACCTGCACTACACCGCGGACAAGACGCCCACGCAGAAGATGCTGATGAACCCGGACGTCACGGTGCGCAACCGCGGCGTCATGGAGAAGTGCACCTACTGCGTGCAGCGCATCGAGCGCGTGCGCATCAAGGCGCGCGTGGAGAAGCGGCCCATCTTCGAGAAGGAGCTGCAGACCGCCTGCCAGCAGACGTGCCCCACCGAGGCCATCGTGTTCGGGACGCTGAACGATCCGAATGCCCAGGTGACCAAGCACCACCAGGACGAGCGCGCGTACAAGCTGCTCAAGGAACTGGGCACCTCGCCGCGTACCGCCCACCTCATCCGCCTGCGCAACCCCAATCCCGCCCTCGCGTCCGCCAAGCCCGCCGCTGCGAAGCACGAAGGAGGCCACTGA
- the nrfD gene encoding NrfD/PsrC family molybdoenzyme membrane anchor subunit: MAETAIHHPPGVDPLEPRMLVPPHHDDASLNETLLDHVWAKPGKGWFLLFGIALVGLGMFLVAVTLTLARGIGVWGNNQPNGWAFDIVNFVWWVGIGHAGTLISAILLLFQQKWRTSINRFAEAMTIFAVICAGQFPLLHTGRPWFAFWLLPYPSTLGAWPQFRSPLDWDVFAISTYFTVSLLFWYIGLIPDLAALRDSSKGKLQRILYGLFSLGWRGSGRHWHNYKIGYLLLAGLSTPLVLSVHTIVSFDFATGLIPGWHATIFPPYFVAGAVFSGFAMVITLIVPARKYLKLRDVITDRHLENMNKVILATGLIVSYGYMMEHFIAWYSGNEYEIWTFYVNRARGPYAGVYWLMIACNVITPNIFWFKKCRTSIPIMWVASIVVNIGMWCERFIIIVTSLTQDFLPSSWDLYSPTWVDWCLYIGTLGLFSTLFLLFLKFVPAVAISEVKELQLELKHAAHHAAHGAETGAAGTLTHGAH; the protein is encoded by the coding sequence ATGGCCGAGACCGCAATCCATCACCCACCTGGCGTCGATCCGCTCGAGCCGCGGATGCTCGTCCCGCCGCACCACGACGACGCCTCGCTCAACGAGACCCTGCTCGACCACGTCTGGGCCAAGCCGGGCAAGGGCTGGTTCCTGCTGTTCGGAATCGCCCTGGTTGGCCTGGGCATGTTCCTGGTCGCCGTGACGCTGACGCTCGCGCGCGGCATCGGCGTGTGGGGTAACAACCAGCCCAACGGCTGGGCGTTCGACATCGTCAACTTCGTGTGGTGGGTCGGTATCGGCCACGCCGGTACCCTCATCTCCGCCATCCTCCTGCTCTTCCAGCAGAAGTGGCGCACGAGCATCAACCGCTTCGCCGAGGCGATGACCATCTTCGCGGTCATCTGCGCGGGCCAGTTCCCGCTGCTGCACACGGGCCGTCCCTGGTTCGCCTTCTGGCTGCTGCCCTACCCCAGCACGCTGGGCGCCTGGCCCCAGTTCCGCTCCCCGCTGGACTGGGACGTGTTCGCCATCTCCACGTACTTCACCGTGTCGCTGCTGTTCTGGTACATCGGTCTGATTCCGGACCTGGCGGCGCTGCGTGACTCGTCCAAGGGCAAGCTGCAGCGCATCCTCTACGGCCTGTTCTCCCTCGGCTGGCGCGGCTCCGGGCGTCACTGGCACAACTACAAGATCGGCTACCTGCTGCTGGCGGGTCTCTCCACCCCGCTCGTGCTCAGCGTGCACACGATCGTGTCCTTCGACTTCGCCACGGGCCTCATCCCCGGCTGGCACGCCACCATCTTCCCGCCCTACTTCGTCGCCGGCGCCGTGTTCAGCGGCTTCGCGATGGTGATCACCCTCATCGTTCCGGCCCGCAAGTACCTCAAGCTCCGGGACGTGATCACCGATCGCCACCTGGAGAACATGAACAAGGTCATCCTCGCGACGGGCCTCATCGTGTCCTACGGGTACATGATGGAGCACTTCATCGCCTGGTACTCCGGCAACGAGTACGAGATCTGGACCTTCTACGTGAACCGCGCGCGGGGTCCCTACGCCGGGGTGTACTGGCTGATGATCGCCTGCAACGTCATCACGCCGAACATCTTCTGGTTCAAGAAGTGCCGCACGAGCATCCCCATCATGTGGGTGGCCTCCATCGTCGTGAACATCGGCATGTGGTGCGAGCGCTTCATCATCATCGTGACGTCGCTGACGCAGGACTTCCTGCCCTCGTCGTGGGACCTGTACAGCCCGACGTGGGTGGACTGGTGCCTCTACATCGGCACGCTGGGTCTGTTCAGCACGCTCTTCCTGCTCTTCCTCAAGTTCGTCCCCGCGGTGGCCATCAGCGAGGTGAAGGAGCTCCAGCTCGAGCTCAAGCACGCCGCCCACCACGCCGCGCATGGCGCCGAGACGGGCGCCGCCGGGACCCTCACCCACGGAGCGCACTGA
- a CDS encoding DUF3341 domain-containing protein, whose protein sequence is MSAETKVLETLVLAEFATPEALVDATRQMREKGYEGMDTYSPYPLHGGSEALGLPPSRVPFIALCAGLTGTATAIAFMAYMNGYDYPLNVGGRPLFSLPAYVPITFELTVLLAAFGIFFGVLGLARLPQPYHPAYEHEAFRSATTHGYWLSVPQFATLQADAIMDQLKSLGATQVTVVTGEKE, encoded by the coding sequence ATGTCCGCCGAAACCAAGGTCCTGGAAACCCTGGTCCTCGCCGAGTTCGCCACTCCCGAGGCCCTGGTGGATGCCACCCGGCAGATGCGGGAGAAGGGCTATGAGGGGATGGACACCTACTCGCCCTACCCGCTGCATGGCGGCTCCGAGGCGCTGGGTCTGCCCCCCTCGCGCGTGCCCTTCATCGCGCTGTGCGCGGGCCTCACCGGCACCGCCACCGCCATCGCCTTCATGGCGTACATGAACGGCTACGACTACCCGCTCAACGTGGGTGGTCGTCCCCTCTTCAGCCTGCCCGCCTACGTGCCCATCACCTTCGAGTTGACGGTGCTCCTGGCGGCCTTCGGCATCTTCTTCGGAGTCCTGGGGCTCGCCCGGCTGCCGCAGCCGTATCACCCGGCTTACGAGCACGAGGCGTTCCGCAGCGCCACCACGCACGGCTACTGGCTGAGCGTGCCGCAGTTCGCGACGCTCCAGGCGGATGCGATCATGGATCAGCTCAAGTCCCTGGGCGCCACCCAGGTGACCGTGGTGACGGGAGAGAAGGAATGA
- a CDS encoding c-type cytochrome produces the protein MRRLIPLAGLALAACNVPSEFLQRMEAQAKYEYYETNEFWADGKAMRTPPEGTIPRERLVGDPGLTTGRVNGEFVSANPLKLDRAVLEEGHKKYNIVCAQCHGRLGDGNSVVAENMALRLPPSLQEIANKPDGHFYAAITEGYGVMPSFSGELNIQERWAVVAYVRALQTARAPKAGGQQPLPQENR, from the coding sequence ATGAGGCGGCTCATCCCCCTGGCCGGGCTCGCCCTGGCCGCCTGTAACGTGCCCTCCGAGTTCCTCCAGCGCATGGAGGCACAGGCCAAGTACGAGTACTACGAGACGAACGAGTTCTGGGCGGATGGCAAGGCCATGCGCACGCCTCCCGAGGGCACCATTCCGCGCGAGCGCCTGGTGGGTGACCCCGGCCTGACCACGGGCCGGGTCAATGGCGAGTTCGTCAGCGCCAACCCGCTCAAGCTCGACCGGGCCGTGCTGGAAGAGGGCCACAAGAAGTACAACATCGTCTGCGCCCAGTGCCACGGCCGGCTCGGCGACGGCAACAGCGTGGTCGCCGAGAACATGGCGCTGCGCCTGCCCCCGTCCCTCCAGGAGATCGCCAACAAGCCGGACGGCCATTTCTACGCCGCCATCACCGAGGGCTACGGCGTGATGCCGTCCTTCTCGGGCGAACTCAACATCCAGGAGCGTTGGGCCGTGGTGGCCTACGTTCGCGCGCTGCAGACGGCTCGCGCCCCCAAGGCCGGCGGCCAGCAGCCCCTTCCGCAGGAGAACCGATGA
- a CDS encoding SCO family protein has protein sequence MYTPSSSMPLSAAMAALVLALGVAAPVSALPGGGRTPQSIIDAQSDAPPQLKGVDVQEHLGELAALETAFTDSSGKPVQLRDVLPRTRPVLLTLVYYNCPLLCNLIINEQIRTMRELGLVLGKDYEAVTVSIDPQDTPAQSLERRRRHLQSMGLPETAPWHFLTGTQENIQQLADAVGYKYTYDASTRQYVHPAVVMVLTPEGAISRYLYGTSFQPKDMKLALLEAAGGRVGTSFDRIVLTCFKYDTATRRYGFYIFGFLRIGALMVFGALASMLAYYWRRELKKGTAA, from the coding sequence ATGTACACCCCCTCTTCGTCCATGCCCCTGAGCGCCGCCATGGCGGCGCTCGTCCTGGCGCTCGGCGTCGCGGCCCCCGTGTCCGCGCTGCCGGGCGGTGGCCGCACGCCCCAGAGCATCATTGATGCGCAGTCCGACGCTCCGCCGCAACTCAAAGGCGTGGACGTGCAGGAGCACCTGGGCGAGCTGGCGGCGCTGGAGACGGCGTTCACCGACTCGTCGGGCAAGCCGGTGCAACTGCGCGACGTGTTGCCGCGCACGCGCCCGGTGCTGCTCACGCTCGTGTATTACAACTGCCCGCTGCTCTGTAACCTCATCATCAACGAGCAGATCCGCACCATGCGCGAGCTGGGCCTGGTGCTGGGCAAGGACTACGAGGCGGTGACGGTGAGCATCGATCCGCAGGACACGCCCGCGCAGAGCCTCGAGCGGCGCCGGCGCCACCTGCAGTCCATGGGTCTGCCGGAGACGGCCCCGTGGCACTTCCTCACGGGTACCCAGGAGAACATCCAGCAGCTCGCGGACGCGGTGGGATACAAGTACACCTATGACGCGTCGACGCGGCAGTATGTGCACCCGGCCGTGGTGATGGTGCTCACCCCCGAGGGCGCCATCTCGCGCTACCTCTACGGCACGTCCTTCCAGCCCAAGGACATGAAGCTCGCCCTGCTCGAGGCCGCGGGAGGCCGGGTCGGCACCAGTTTTGATCGCATCGTCCTGACCTGCTTCAAGTATGACACCGCCACCCGGCGGTACGGCTTCTACATCTTTGGATTCCTCCGGATAGGCGCGCTCATGGTGTTCGGCGCGCTCGCGAGCATGCTCGCCTACTACTGGAGGCGTGAGCTGAAGAAAGGCACAGCAGCATGA